Proteins encoded by one window of Nicotiana tabacum cultivar K326 chromosome 10, ASM71507v2, whole genome shotgun sequence:
- the LOC107765935 gene encoding heterogeneous nuclear ribonucleoprotein 1-like: protein MGSRKTDFGDGASPGKIFIGGLAKETTLEQFVKYFEKYGEIIDSVIMKDRHTGRPRGFGFITYEDPSVVDTVIAEYHIINDKQVEIKRTIPKGSAESKDFKTKKIFVGGIPTTMTEDEFKNFFSKFGKVTEYEIIRDHVSKRSRGFGFIVFDNEQVVDNLLAEGNRIDMMGTQVEIKKAEPKKPSNPASAPAYGSDSRGRGYGDSYGGFGNSYSGFGSGGFGPASYRSFGARFGEYGYGGGEFGGRYGDFGGSDFGGYRGDPSLGYSSLFGSYAGGFGGGYGGSGLGSYGRGGGYGGYGGVGPDASYESGPGAGYGGPGGLYGSRAGYSGSGRYHPYSR, encoded by the exons ATGGGTTCCAGAAAGACCGATTTCGGCGACGGCGCTAGTCCTGG AAAAATCTTTATTGGAGGTCTAGCGAAAGAGACAACGTTAG AACAATTTGTGAAGTACTTTGAGAAGTATGGGGAGATAATAGACTCGGTGATTATGAAGGATAGGCATACTGGTAGACCCAGAGGTTTTGGGTTCATCACTTATGAAGATCCATCTGTTGTAGACACTGTTATAGCCGAATACCATATTATCAATGACAAACAA GTTGAGATTAAAAGAACCATTCCGAAAGGATCTGCTGAGTCAAAGGATTTTAAAACAAAGAAGATCTTCGTTGGTGGCATTCCAACTACCATGACTGAAG ATGAATTCAAGAACTTTTTCTCCAAGTTTGGGAAAGTAACAGAGTACGAGATCATACGAGATCACGTGTCCAAGCGTTCTAGAGGTTTTGGATTTATTGTGTTTGACAATGAACAAGTAGTTGATAATTTGCTGGCTGAGGGAAATAGGATTGACATGATGGGTACTCAG GTTGAGATCAAGAAGGCAGAACCAAAGAAACCCTCAAACCCAGCATCTGCTCCTGCATATGGTAGTGACTCTAGGGGGCGTGGATATGGTGATAGTTATGGAGGATTTGGCAATTCATATAGCGGTTTTGGCAGTGGCGGTTTTGGCCCTGCTTCCTATAGGTCGTTTGGAGCTAGGTTTGGTGAATATGGATATGGTGGTGGTGAATTTGGTGGTAGATATGGAGACTTTGGCGGTAGTGATTTTGGTGGTTACCGTGGGGACCCGTCACTTGGTTATTCTAGTCTTTTTGGCTCTTATGCTGGTGGGTTTGGTGGGGGATACGGTGGCAGTGGACTGGGTTCATATGGCCGTGGAGGTGGTTATGGAGGTTATGGTGGAGTTGGGCCTGATGCTAGTTATGAATCTGGCCCTGGTGCTGGTTACGGTGGACCAGGAGGTTTATATGGAAGTAGGGCAGGCTATAGTGGCAGTGGCCGTTACCATCCTTACTCCAGGTAG